The Prionailurus bengalensis isolate Pbe53 chromosome A3, Fcat_Pben_1.1_paternal_pri, whole genome shotgun sequence genome includes a window with the following:
- the AHCY gene encoding adenosylhomocysteinase isoform X1, whose protein sequence is MSDKLPYKVADISLAAWGRKALDIAENEMPGLMRMREMYSASKPLKGARIAGCLHMTVETAVLIETLVALGAEVQWSSCNIFSTQDHAAAAIAKAGIPVYAWKGETDEEYLWCIEQTLYFKDGPLNMILDDGGDLTNLIHTKYPQLLSGIRGISEETTTGVHNLYKMVANGKLKVPAINVNDSVTKSKFDNLYGCRESLIDGIKRATDVMIAGKVAVVAGYGDVGKGCAQALRGFGARVIITEIDPINALQAAMEGYEVTTMDEACQEGNIFVTTTGCTDIILGRHFEQMKDDAIVCNIGHFDVEIDVKWLNENAVEKVNIKPQVDRYWLKNGRRVILLAEGRLVNLGCAMGHPSFVMSNSFTNQVLAQIELWTHPDKYPVGVHFLPKKLDEAVAEAHLGKLNVKLTKLTEKQAKYLGLSRDGPFKPDHYRY, encoded by the exons ATGTCAGACAAACTGCCCTACAAAGTCG CCGACATCAGCCTGGCCGCCTGGGGACGCAAGGCCCTGGACATCGCGGAGAATGAAATGCCGGGTCTGATGCGTATGAGGGAGATGTACTCGGCCTCCAAGCCACTGAAGGGCGCCCGCATCGCTGGCTGTCTACACATGACTGTGGAGACAGCTGTCCTCATTGAGACCCTCGTAGCTCTGGGTGCTGAG GTGCAATGGTCCAGCTGCAACATCTTCTCTACCCAGGACCATGCAGCGGCTGCCATTGCCAAGGCTGGCATTCCTG TGTACGCTTGGAAGGGTGAAACAGATGAGGAGTACCTGTGGTGCATTGAGCAGACGCTGTACTTCAAGGACGGGCCCCTCAACATGATTCTGGATGATGGAGGTGACCTCACGAACCTCATTCACACCAAGTACCCACAGCTCCTGTCAG GCATCCGAGGCATTTCTGAAGAGACCACAACAGGGGTCCACAACCTATACAAGATGGTGGCTAACGGGAAGTTGAAGGTGCCTGCCATCAACGTCAATGACTCTGTCACCAAG AGCAAGTTTGACAACCTGTATGGCTGCCGGGAGTCTCTTATAGATGGCATCAAGCGGGCCACAGATGTGATGATTGCAGGCAAGGTGGCAGTGGTAGCCGGCTATGGCGATGTGGGCAAAGGTTGTGCCCAGGCCCTGAGGGGTTTTGGGGCCCGCGTCATCATCACGGAGATCGACCCCATCAATGCACTGCAAGCTGCCATGGAGG GATATGAGGTGACCACTATGGATGAGGCCTGTCAGGAGGGCAACATATTTGTCACCACCACGGGCTGTACTGACATCATCCTTGGCCG GCACTTTGAGCAGATGAAAGATGATGCCATTGTGTGTAACATCGGACACTTTGATGTAGAGATTGATGTCAAGTGGCTGAATGAAAATGCTGTGGAGAAGGTGAACATCAAGCCCCAG GTGGATCGCTACTGGCTGAAAAATGGGCGCCGTGTCATCCTGTTGGCTGAAGGCCGGCTGGTCAACCTGGGCTGTGCCATGGGCCACCCCAGCTTTGTGATGAGCAACTCATTCACCAACCAGGTGCTGGCACAGATAGAGTTGTGGACTCACCCTGACAAGTATCCTGTTGGGGTCCACTTCTTGCCCAAGAAG CTGGATGAAGCAGTAGCTGAAGCCCACCTGGGTAAGCTGAATGTGAAGCTGACCAAGCTGACTGAGAAGCAGGCCAAGTACCTAGGCTTGTCCCGTGATGGCCCTTTCAAGCCTGATCATTACCGCTACTGA
- the AHCY gene encoding adenosylhomocysteinase isoform X2, whose translation MPGLMRMREMYSASKPLKGARIAGCLHMTVETAVLIETLVALGAEVQWSSCNIFSTQDHAAAAIAKAGIPVYAWKGETDEEYLWCIEQTLYFKDGPLNMILDDGGDLTNLIHTKYPQLLSGIRGISEETTTGVHNLYKMVANGKLKVPAINVNDSVTKSKFDNLYGCRESLIDGIKRATDVMIAGKVAVVAGYGDVGKGCAQALRGFGARVIITEIDPINALQAAMEGYEVTTMDEACQEGNIFVTTTGCTDIILGRHFEQMKDDAIVCNIGHFDVEIDVKWLNENAVEKVNIKPQVDRYWLKNGRRVILLAEGRLVNLGCAMGHPSFVMSNSFTNQVLAQIELWTHPDKYPVGVHFLPKKLDEAVAEAHLGKLNVKLTKLTEKQAKYLGLSRDGPFKPDHYRY comes from the exons ATGCCGGGTCTGATGCGTATGAGGGAGATGTACTCGGCCTCCAAGCCACTGAAGGGCGCCCGCATCGCTGGCTGTCTACACATGACTGTGGAGACAGCTGTCCTCATTGAGACCCTCGTAGCTCTGGGTGCTGAG GTGCAATGGTCCAGCTGCAACATCTTCTCTACCCAGGACCATGCAGCGGCTGCCATTGCCAAGGCTGGCATTCCTG TGTACGCTTGGAAGGGTGAAACAGATGAGGAGTACCTGTGGTGCATTGAGCAGACGCTGTACTTCAAGGACGGGCCCCTCAACATGATTCTGGATGATGGAGGTGACCTCACGAACCTCATTCACACCAAGTACCCACAGCTCCTGTCAG GCATCCGAGGCATTTCTGAAGAGACCACAACAGGGGTCCACAACCTATACAAGATGGTGGCTAACGGGAAGTTGAAGGTGCCTGCCATCAACGTCAATGACTCTGTCACCAAG AGCAAGTTTGACAACCTGTATGGCTGCCGGGAGTCTCTTATAGATGGCATCAAGCGGGCCACAGATGTGATGATTGCAGGCAAGGTGGCAGTGGTAGCCGGCTATGGCGATGTGGGCAAAGGTTGTGCCCAGGCCCTGAGGGGTTTTGGGGCCCGCGTCATCATCACGGAGATCGACCCCATCAATGCACTGCAAGCTGCCATGGAGG GATATGAGGTGACCACTATGGATGAGGCCTGTCAGGAGGGCAACATATTTGTCACCACCACGGGCTGTACTGACATCATCCTTGGCCG GCACTTTGAGCAGATGAAAGATGATGCCATTGTGTGTAACATCGGACACTTTGATGTAGAGATTGATGTCAAGTGGCTGAATGAAAATGCTGTGGAGAAGGTGAACATCAAGCCCCAG GTGGATCGCTACTGGCTGAAAAATGGGCGCCGTGTCATCCTGTTGGCTGAAGGCCGGCTGGTCAACCTGGGCTGTGCCATGGGCCACCCCAGCTTTGTGATGAGCAACTCATTCACCAACCAGGTGCTGGCACAGATAGAGTTGTGGACTCACCCTGACAAGTATCCTGTTGGGGTCCACTTCTTGCCCAAGAAG CTGGATGAAGCAGTAGCTGAAGCCCACCTGGGTAAGCTGAATGTGAAGCTGACCAAGCTGACTGAGAAGCAGGCCAAGTACCTAGGCTTGTCCCGTGATGGCCCTTTCAAGCCTGATCATTACCGCTACTGA